In Zonotrichia albicollis isolate bZonAlb1 chromosome 9, bZonAlb1.hap1, whole genome shotgun sequence, the DNA window GTGAGTTCCCAAGTATATTATTAGTAAAGAGGTAAGTAACCCTGGTTATTACtctttttaaatattcttttttctttatttattaatattattattttaaaattttcattaaatagAGTAAGGAGAAATTTGATTTTTAGTCATTAAATACTTAACCCAAAAACTTTGGTTTACACAATCACTCTCACTGCTGTATGCCAAGGACACCACACACACATTTAAACACAGTTGAGGGTTACTTTGGTCTTGCAGAAGTTTGGTTCTTATGGCCACTTGTATTGACTGAACGTTTGGGAGGCTATGCTGTCAATTTTTTGTTATCTAAAACACAATAAAATTGATGCCTCAATAATTTAAGCCCTGATTATAGCAGGGCTTTAAGAATTTATAAAATGTGATCTATTCTCAAATATTTTCATGTTCTTTCATTTTAGGCATTAAACCTTCAGATAGAAAAGTTGACCATGGAAGCAAACCAGAAGCGCAGAGCTCTGGACAATGAGCTTACAGAAACCATCACAGCCCAGGTTTGTGCTTAAGGTTCTCAAAGATCCCTTGTCTATATGTGGCATTTTAAACTTCAGAAATCATGGAGGTGCTTTCTTTTAAACAGATGGAGCttgacagagcagctgaggattTTCGCAGGGTTCATCAAGAAAGGCAAGAAGTCATCAGGCAGTGGGAGAATGCAATTCATCAGATGCAGAAAAGAGATCAGGAGATAGATCAATGTGCTTTGGTAAAACTGCTGTAACTGATCCATTTCTGGGGTTTGGGTTTGATGTGgggtggtttttgttgttttttatttaacaTCAAAACTACAGTTTAATTTTCTGGGTAGCTAATGTTTTACTTAACTTTTCAAATTGCACAATTTTCACTGAGTAGCTATAAATCTGTCAGGTAGTAAGCATCATTAATGCTGGTAATTTTCCTGTTTAATTTCATCTGTTTCAAGTCTACCTGAAGTTCTGCTtaacttcttttttccccaattcaATCAATAAagaattgttttattttcataagaGTTTACAgtgtctttttgtttttaaattattgaaatattttggaaGTTTCCTGTCCAAAACCACTGCAATGTTTGGTGATGTATCCATGGAATAAAGTAATTTTAAGAATGATAACTGGGCTGTCTCAGGAAAATAGTAATCATAACAGGAATTGATCTTCTGGTTGTACCCTTTATTAATCTAACACAACTCATGCAAGCAAATCTAAAAAGTTTTTATGCTGACAGCTAATTGCAGAGATAAAACAGGAGATCCGAAACAAGGAAATTTTGCTGAGAGAGAAGACTGCCTTTTTGGTAAATGAAACTGTTAATAACATGgaatatgaaaagaaaatcctCACTGCTGAGCGGGAAGCAAACAACCTCCGAAAGGAGTTCCAGGCTCAGGATGCTCGAAGGACTCAGCTGCAGGATGAGGTAAGGGGACCAAACAGTTCAGGAAAACAGACTGGAACTAGAACTGAGCACCAGATGGAGGAAATACAGGAATAGCATCTCCTTTTCTCTGGTTTTATACTAGGCTCTTAATAATTCAGCAAAATGTTGCTTTTCTCAGCCAAGTCCTGTTTATTGGGATCTGAGCCCTCAATCCTGTCATTGAGAGTGGTGAAAAGATTGGAATGTATTCTCTGTTGTGTGGTGTAAAATGGATGAATTCTCTCTTAAATGGTCCAACACTTTTAGATGCTTCAGGAGGCTTCTTTCCTTTAGCAGACATAGACTGCAGTATTGGATAAAGATAAGAGAAATCTCTTCCAGATTCCAAACAATTCCTGTCCTGTGCTGTCAGGGGTGTGAGTTGATGGCCTGGTAGTGAGGTTGCAATTCCTGGGGAGAACACCCACTGCTTTCACGTGGCTTTCTAATCAAAAAGGACAGGGCTGCCCTGTGAACAAGCCATGCTTGTTGCTGTCCATACTGAATTTGCACTTAAACttgggaatgagctgcactgCTTGATTACTTAAATGCCTGTAGAAGTATTTCTAAGAAGTAATTCAAGTTTGCTGGCTCTGCTGAGAAGGGATGCACTTGTATTACCTGAGTAAGTTTTTTCTTAACAAGAAAATGGTAACACTGGGGTACTCAGCAAGCTTGGTGATTTTTGAGAAACCCTGCATCTGCTGTTGCCTTAACTTTGGGATAGCTTTTCTGTAGCAGGTGGTTTATAGACTGATCTCCTAATTAAACTGTAGGTAGCTCAAACAAGGTGTAGGCTATTAGATTACCCTGTAATTCATGCAAGCTTGAGGGTTTGTAGAATTGGTCGGTTTTCATCTCAAGCTGTGAGATTCTTGCTTGAAGTTTTTCACAATTAATACTCCATGATGGGATAATAGAACAGTCTCCCCTTATTAGAATATCTGTGGGATGCATGTGAGAAACAAGGAGGGAAGGAGACAGTTCAGCCAACAACTTGTGACCTCTAAGAAACCTGCTATACATGCTCCTGATCAGTTTTCTTCATCTGTGAAAGTGAAAACAATTAAACTTATGCTGCTAAGTGATACTGTGAAGATGAAAGAGCTACTGATTGTATTCCTAACCTATTTAATGTGTGCTGTCATGTTTTTTTTACCAAATTAAATATCTGTGTATTTTTGTCACAGTGATATcttaatcaaaataattttaggTATCCAGCAAATTTTGACACAGAAATGTTTATTAGATATATAAGGTTATCCATGTTCACAAAGAACCTCAGCCAAGTCAACTGTGCAATATAAAACCTTGACTCCACTTACACAGATGCTGTTGGACAAGAATTGCAGTCCATAGCACCTCCATAATTCATGttcttaattattattattttcaccAGTGTGAAAATACTGTGTAATTAGTCTATTGAATTTACTAGCTGGGCAGCACTCTTCATTTGGAGAGCACTGTTTAAAAGCAATGGAATACTTTCCAATAAAtaggaaaatataattttaagtaTCTTAACATGTACCAAAGTAAGTAATAGCTTTCTTGCTCAATTTTGTCATTTATTAGCTGCAGAATTTGAAATCTGTTGTGAACAGAACTGCTTCTGATCTAGAGTCTTTGAGAACACAAATTACCAATCTGAAGAAAGAAATTCAGGGAAAACAAGCCAGGTAAGTAACAAACCTTTAAAGATAACATTTGTAAGGATTAATAATACAACCAAATCCTTGAGATAGAAAAGAACCTTAAATAATGTTGATGACTGAAACCTCCAACTTTCTGGTTATTCGTGCATAGATTTGGCACTGGGTAATTTAGGCAAAATGCTCTTGGTAATCCTTGTTTTTAAAGGGTGGGGGAAAAACAATCAGAGCCTTGCTTGTCCTAGATTGAAGTTTAGACTGAGGCTCAGTCAGATTTGCTGCTTCCTTTTGGCACATTGTCTAGGGAACCTACGTTTAACCTCTGTTATTTTGTTTAGCTTAAAACttcttaatgaaaaaaatgcaagTCTTTCTGATAAACTGAAGCTTGCAATTGAGGAGACACTCACAGCAGAAGAGAAAGCTTTGAAGTTGGAAGAAATAttgaaagaagaagaaaaaagtgttGAGGTAAAATGTTTTTTGTGGTTTCTAGAAATGAGGAGTTGTTTGTATTTGCAagctttatattttaaaattatctttttaatttaaaaattttctattaaaatgaaattaaagtaTTGATAGGACATGTAGCTATTTCATCAAATATTGAAGTGTGCATGTAGATATGTCTGTGCTGAGAAAactctgaaagaaaataaatgatcCTAGTAATTCCAACTATATTAGTTCAGTATACTGATACCCATCAATAGGTTTTTTAGAGTGAGAATCTTGTCAGGATGATGTTTCAGTATCACTGCCACCAAAAACTTCTTGGCTTTAGTAAAACACCACCAAAATTTATAAACCTGCAAAGAGCTGCAATTTTggcaaaaagtttaaaaaatatttagaaatctTTTAATCAGATTTGGCTGGCCTGGTCTGctcttcattatttttaattctacTACATGATACTTTGATACATCCAACTTGTAGACTGTTAAATAATTACTGGCTCACTTCAGATTAATTTTTGTGAAAAAAGATTTTGATCTGGGAAGTGGCATATACAAGCTGTAATAAGGTGACTTTTTTAACATGCCTAATAATACTTTTATAAAACTGAAAGCCCACTTCTTAGGTTGCAAATTAAgcatagggaaaaaaattctgtatcATCTGCTTAGCTGTAAAGAGATTTGAATAAATGCAGTGTTGTAATGCAATCTTCTGAACTTTCCTGCGTTTCAGGAAATCCTTATGCTGTTTTGTCATTTTGCTACTAATTCTCTTAAAGTATTTTCACTGCTTAGCTTCTGACTGAACGTGACAGAAATATTCTTTTACATTTTGCTGGAAAACTGAGCACTGGATATTCTGAAGCTTTCATTGCTCCAGAGTGACCAGGTTAAATTAATGTGGCAGCAGGTGTCCCACATGACTGACAACAAAGCTGTACCTCTGCATGCTCTCTCATACCACTCTatgctctcttttttcttctccattttgTGTTTCCTAGAGCATGCATGTGGAATGATGCCTTGCAGTAGAGTGAATGTCATTTTTCAAACTTTTTAACTCCACAGGCATTAATCACACATTTTAAATACACTTTCAGAAACTAGAGATGGGATGTCTTTCCTTTATAGAGTTTCTTAAATTACAGGCCTTGCTGTTTTTGCTTTTCAGATAATTTGAAAACAAGTAATGATGTAGCATTTCATTAAAATGGAAACcttcttttcttccccttttgaCAGTTTCCAGGGTGGCAAAAGCCTTAGCAGGGTTTCTTTACCCATGTCTGTGGCAGATAACCTAAGATGACACTGAGCTTGGCAGCTCCACAGCTGCAGGGGAATATTTTAGCTAGGATGAACTGTTCTTGAACAATGTCTGTAATGTATTAGTCAGAAGCCTCCCTTCCATCACCATTAGACACACATGGCTATTTGCTGCATCTGTTAATTTGCTGTGAAGAGATATTTACAGGAACAATATGGATGAAATGTCACTGTTTTGCTCTCTAGTTCTGTGGTACTTCTCCCTGCTCAATTTGTGGCAAAACACTGTTGAACAGTGAGGCTTATTGAATGTCTTATCTCTTTTAACAACTTCACTTAAAGGGAGAGCAACAATTTCTGTtcaaaaaattaattcagataAGTAATAAAGACCATGAAGTGAAGGTCAAATTATGATCCAGTGTCAGTGGATGAATTTATAATTGTCATTAGCTTCAGAAATACAGCTCAGCATTTGGCACATGCTTAAAAATCACTTTGCTTCCAGAAGAAAGTTCCTTTGTTCAAGCATGATGCAAAACCTACTGACATGTCCTACAGTCCATAATAATTTCATATTAAACTTACACTTGCCTTTCACATCTGGAGTTTTGAATTTGGAATTGCACTTACAGCAAGTTCaactacaaaaaaaatctgttggGTAGAATGGGCAATGTGATTACAAACCCTTAGAGAAGGCATTAAATTATCTTTCACCATTATTTAAGCCAGCGAGATGGTTACATACATATTAAATCCAGAATAAACACATTGTTACTCAATTTGTAGAAAAGTGATTTCTCAGGTGTTTTGCATATTAATTTAAATGTACAACTTCAAATTCTGTACCAGACTTGAGCTGAATGTAAATGAGTCCTTTGGAACAGGAAGGGGAAACATCATTTGTTGTAGGATGTGAAACTGGTATGCTCAATGCCCTGAGCTTTGGAAGGGCTTTGACTACTTGTGTGGGAGAggtggaaggagggagggaaagaatAAAATTGTTTTCCCTATTAGggttataaaaagaaaataatctcagTTTTCATTGTTTTCAGTCCATTTCAGGTTATCTGAAATGTTCAGCATTGTTTTTTATCCTGCTAAAACTTCATTTTCTGCACTGTGTTAATGCCAACTTACCTCTGAGTGATTTTAGAAAgtgttatttttcaaaattattccATCTTAGATAAACACACATGTACATATTTGTGCACACACAGTGTTACAAAATTTAATAAACCATTGAAAAGCTTTGTATTATATTCCTGAAATATTCACAGATGCTGGAGGCAGTAAGGAGATTTTTTTGAAAAGAATGACAGGAATTTAGATTTCTGAAAGGCTGAAAAGAAGAATACTCCTataactgggaaaaaaagtcaTGTAATTGTAGGGTTGgattagattttaaaaaaatgaataaaaaatattacttCCTCTTTAAGTCAAATAGATTTTTTTGCCAACCATTTGAAGACTTACAAAATTCCACGTTCATATTAATGGATAttgtaataatatttttctctctaTGATTAATAAAAACAATTTCTCAGAAATGAATTGATGTGATGAATTACTTATTTCTTCTGCTTAATGATCAATTTATcaccaggaaaaagaaaatgaaatgagaCAGTTAAAGGATCTACTTTTCAAGAAGACTCGGGAGTTAAAAGCTCAGAGTGAAAAGGAGAAGATTATTCTGGCAGAAATTGAGGGAGGTCAAAAAACACTTAAAAGTCTCAAGAGTCGACTGTGCAAACTTGACACAGATCTGTTAAAACAACAAGAATTAATATACAACCAGGTAAAATAATAATGTATTCTCATACTATGATTGTTTCTTGAGTCCACTGATAGCACATTGCTTGAATTCTGTAATCTTGAACAGTTTTCCATTTTGGAAATGTTATGCAGTACTATTTGAAGGctgcatttatttctgtttctagATGTACAGATAAAATTGAAATTATTGAAACTTGACAAAATAAATCACCTACATTTTGCACTTGTGTGTTTCACTATTTTTGGATCTGCTGCTTTTACAACTAATTCCTAAAATCCATTCTTTACTTTGATCCCTCTGAACCACAGACACCTCAGggtatatttttaaagcaatacAAGAGGTACATGCCAAAATCCTGTTATTTACTAATTGGATTATGTGCATATTTCCTATGCACCACTTTGAAAATTTGCTTTTATATCAGCATCCACTGGTAGCAACAAGATGGCAACTCCACTGTAAGCCTCCCTacagcagcctgtgctgagtgTGCTTTGTTACTCTTCTAGAAGATTACCCCAAACCATCACTGCTCATCAGTCATCTGAGATATTTTGCTAATGAGGTCTAAAAGCCAGAAAACAATAGCTTAATTGGGTGACTGTCTTAAAGCCAACATTTAGTTCCAAGTTTATTGCTTATCTCAGACTATTAATTCTcttcaaatttattttaacaGGATTTTTATATTCAGCAAATACAGAGACGGCTGTCACGGTTAGAAGGGGAGATTAATTCAGATGAAAAAGAAGTTTTGGAAGGAAAAGTTGCTGAACTTAAGAAAACtttagaagaaaagaaaaaggcataTGATGCTCTACAGTCACTGTACAGGAAACTTCAGGTAACTTCCTTAAAACATATTTGACTGTGTTTCATTTAGAACCCTCAGCAAATTAAGTAGATTGGATCTTAGAAATTAAGAAGTTGGTAGTAGATTAAAGGGTATCAGAACTTTGTGTAACCCATGTGGAAAATTTGATAAATTCCCAATAACTTCCAAAAAAATAGATTATTACTGCCCAAGTGAGACAGCTTAGCATGAAGACAAGCATTGAATGTTGGAAAGACAAGCTGAGCTTTCATCAATGTGTGACTGACTCCTTGCAAATGTCTGAGTTTATCATTAGGCTCATGCAGAAATAGGAGAATGCTGTTTTGTAAAGCTATTACTTTTATAGTTTTCATAAATTCTTAAGTACAGTTGCATTTAAAGTTGTCCAAATTCCCCGTGCAGCACTCTGCATGAGGTCATGCCATGCAGTTTGCAGAGCAGCATATTGGACACATCATAGTGATGGTTCTCATTCCAGGACTTAAAtacatctcatctcatctcatctcatttAAAATTAACTGGTAGCTTTTGTTGCAATTTACATTCACTGAAATAAGCTCAATATAACCTATTTTGAAACAGAGTGATATCCAAATCACCAAGAGAACAATTGATAAGACAAGAGAAGAAACAAGTGGTTTGATAGAGAAGATAGAAGAACTTACTCTTTTCAATGAGAGATCACTTCAGGagttaaaaaaagcaaaacacattAAGCAGGTACAGTATTGCTTTGCAACTTTACTAATACAGGACactgttgtttgtttggggtgtCATCTGCCTTCCACAGTGTTACATCCttatgttttgcggagaaaagaagaaacctcacaacttgtaaaagttgtaaagcccggtatgctttattacgacgcgcgccggacgcaagactccccaaaagggcatgcgtacccctgaagatttcagacctccttttatcccccttccaaatgcatatgcatacagtttcacaataagttcatacatattcatcttgcatgacacttagcactaattcttctttatcggaggaattcctaggtcgggggcagattgacctcgtggtttttctgtttttctttctctgtctcctcactgtctctggaacgcggcctctccttcagctttagctccacagacccttcacctctcccagacacttcacctaattcaggatggatccttactctgtctcatttaCAAACATTAGTACACCTTCTGTAGTTTTCTAATGTACACTTCTTTACCAGACTTGGAGTCATCTTCATCACTATCATCTTACTAGGCAAAGTgttgcttctcctctctccacagcagGAAGTTTGATGAAATATGAGTTTAATCCCACATGAGTTATACTACAATATCCACCAGGCCAGGGAGCGTTGCTGgtttttcccctgagaaacaattagctttaaaatagaaaatgtatTTACTGCTCAAGGATGTCTTTACATAACACTGAGTTTTTACTCTCAAGCTGTGATGCCTACTAATAAGTTTGGCAGGTTTTTTTCTAACAGATGTTTTGAATCAATTTATATTCCAGTTTAAGGAATTAGAAACAATGTGTAAATCCTTTCCTCACATTTTGACAAGCAGAAGAATACAGTTCCCACTCCTCCACTTActgcagattatttttttttctgcagtatCCTTCCTAAAGGAAGCACTGACATAGTAGCAAAAAGCAAAGTAGCAGGGGAAAGAGTTTTGCCTTTGACTTCACTGGTGCACTCCCTCATCAATGAAAGCTCTTCCCCTAAACATAGAACTTTTTTGAGTTTTACAGTTGTGTATATATTAAAGGTAAAATTATGAATAAATATTACTAAATTAGAAATAATCTTAATTAAAACAATGATTTCTTATTTTGATACCATTTGGCACTGATTAGGAGATGATGGTGGAAGATAATCTCTTAAAACTAGAACTGAAGCGCCTTCGAAATACTCTGTGTAATAAAGCAGAGAAAGTTCTAACACTGGAAAAACAACAATTGGAGTTAAAGAAAGTCATAGCAGAAAGAACTGAGGAAATCAGGATCCAAAAGGCAATGCTGGATTCCCAGATAAGGCTGCTGGATCAGGAACGGCACCAGCTGAGGTAACTGTTCTTACAAAATCTCAACTTGTAGCTTTGACCAATTGCATTTTTTATGGGGACTTACTAAAAAGAGAAGCATTTTACCCAGCTTCACCATTAGGGAAATTGAAGATTAAATTCatctttaaattaaataaatcttGTTCAAAGATTTCAAGACAGCTGAGGCCAGCAAGATACCCCATGTGTGactccccaggctgcagctttGACTCCTTGGTGAACAGGagatcagtggccttgctgtgCGTGAGTGAGGAGCCTCAGCAGAACTGAGAGGGAAGCCCAAGTCATAGACAACTTTTTATAGTAAACACTGTGTGTGTGACTCTGCCTTTTTCAAAATAATCTGGACATGTGAAACCATGTCTGGAGGTATGCCAAAATACATGAGACAGAAAAGTTGCTTTTAAAGAGGGTTTACTCACAGCTGCTTGATAAAACTGTAATTTCTTTGATTCAAACAGTAAGACTGGTTTCCTTTGTGGCGTATTTCATTTGGTtgagctttttcttcttttgaacTAATAAAGTTTCCATTGTGTATCCTGTATAACAAATTCAATCTTATTAATTACATATACACCCTCTTATAAAGTAACGACATAGAAATAACATTTCCCTCCTGTAATAATCAGTCCAAAGTATCTGGGATGGTTTTAGCCCTGAAATCCCCGTACCTAGATTCAGCCAAAAATAAAcacttcagcagctgagctgccctgctgcccacaccccTCCCAATGGGAATGAGAGTGATTTAGTGGGACTGAGAGCACAGACTGTGGCCCTCTTCCTTTGGTGTCTCTCAGCTGTTGGAAACTCCCAGAGTCAGGTCTGGGTTTGTTCCTGGCTGCTCTTGCACTCATCCTGCCATGGCAATGTTAAGGTACCTTCagcaggggcagctggggcagctctgggagtgCATTGCCAAACCTGTAAATTTGGGCAagggctgtggcacagcctcCTGGGATGCAGTGATCTGGGATGTGAAAACAGATTTGACTCAGTTTAGAACTTCAAAAGGCACATAGGTAACCAGAACAAGGGATGTTtgtggctgggagagcacaGAAAACCACCAAGACGTGTAGCAGCACAATTCCTGGTACGGGCTGCTGGAATGACACCAGGAATTTAAACTGCTGCAGCAAGAACTGCCCACAAAACACTACCAGACAAACGTTTTCTCAACCCATTTACTTTCTCCCCAAACAAATCAGTGCTGAATTTCAAGATCGCCTATGGAAAATTGATAAACTGAAACGCAAATACGAAATTTTTACTCTTTCTATGATGCCACCTGAAGGAGAGGAGATGAAAAGTCAGGCCTACTATGCAATTAAGGTATTTTATCAACATCATTCATTATAATTCAATTATTTAAGCTATAGCTTTCCCCAGGCTCTTAGACAACCTCCATGCCTACTGCCTACTTGGAGTCTAATTGTTTTATCTGACACCACTGGTTATTTAAATGATAGAGTAATTTCACAAGAATTTATGTGGAGCTTTACTTCTGAGCACTTCGAAGACTTCAGTGCTCATTAAtttacaaatacagaaaaattagTGGTCAAGTTATAATCCACTTTGAACTGGAAAGAACTTTATTGAAATCTCACAGGACCTTAAGTTCTTTCTACCTTTCATTTTACTATATGGGGTTTATACCATGAAGAATGCCTACTTTCCCCTTTCACTTACCAACCACCTATGTATACTTCAgcttttcactggaaaaaagagaaaatctgtCTTTATCCAAAATGCAATACCCTGGTTCTTGAATAAGAATCTATTTATTTTGATCCCCACAAAATACAGATGCTGCTGGCAGGACTAAGTGAGCTCAGGCAGAGAGGCTGGTATCCATAATGAAACACCTCAAAGAACTTCAATACTTTAAATAACTCCTCCTTCCAGTTCCCTAGGCACCCAAATCTCAGTTCAAGTGGTTTTAACCCCTAAATATTGCtgtataataaatattttctgtataaTTATCTTAATATTTTCGGTATGTCAGCAGTCACCTAAAAGAGTGGGTTTGCTTTCAGGCTGCACAGGAAAAGGAAGCACTTCAGCAAGAAGGTGATGATTTGGATGCAAAGATCTGCAaagctgaaaaagaaatcatGGCTATGGAAAACAGTTTGTGTGTACTTAAAAACTGGAACAGACACTACAAAAACTCTCTAAAGGCAGTCCCTGAGACAAGTATGTGAAATAGAAATTAGATAGAAAAGAGAACTTATTCTAAATAAGACGTATTATTTAACTTTTGTGccctctgctggctctggaaCCAGTAGCTCTAAAATCATTCTCCCTCATGAAGTCAGTTACTTTTTCACAGTGATTTGGAATTAGTGTGAGAGTACttaaaaacccctcaaacc includes these proteins:
- the CCDC39 gene encoding coiled-coil domain-containing protein 39, coding for MENPTAASVLADLQWDPGYALPVANAENKALEEELHKLQKEKEDLQNELTNCEERIEAMTSHLKNVRQEINFSQSLYKAKESEIETEHHFKALAEREYGRLKSDIKRLKDEIASLREKRNTQENTIIKHTKKLENLKQQMDWDEELLESWLKELTRTDNDASAIQKYALQDEGKLGALNLQIEKLTMEANQKRRALDNELTETITAQMELDRAAEDFRRVHQERQEVIRQWENAIHQMQKRDQEIDQCALLIAEIKQEIRNKEILLREKTAFLVNETVNNMEYEKKILTAEREANNLRKEFQAQDARRTQLQDELQNLKSVVNRTASDLESLRTQITNLKKEIQGKQASLKLLNEKNASLSDKLKLAIEETLTAEEKALKLEEILKEEEKSVEEKENEMRQLKDLLFKKTRELKAQSEKEKIILAEIEGGQKTLKSLKSRLCKLDTDLLKQQELIYNQDFYIQQIQRRLSRLEGEINSDEKEVLEGKVAELKKTLEEKKKAYDALQSLYRKLQSDIQITKRTIDKTREETSGLIEKIEELTLFNERSLQELKKAKHIKQEMMVEDNLLKLELKRLRNTLCNKAEKVLTLEKQQLELKKVIAERTEEIRIQKAMLDSQIRLLDQERHQLSAEFQDRLWKIDKLKRKYEIFTLSMMPPEGEEMKSQAYYAIKAAQEKEALQQEGDDLDAKICKAEKEIMAMENSLCVLKNWNRHYKNSLKAVPETSEDIEEKLKLEKDKKDAEEKYKYKKRKIKELQENIQSMQQHFDVIQMQQALLKEQKKEKEALIFQLKKDIEEQKPKLNRVLKQCSKLSREIESQREDGTETLEERDIHLRELKAFSKTVNQVIADVLEANPDLIAAFQMYFDKYNLELPVALSPSGSQTSMSLQSSLPSTRAPTRRTSASTEVSPPNVVELTLPVPSPEEAAAPDSQPASRGSISGISERKKS